From Rhodamnia argentea isolate NSW1041297 chromosome 10, ASM2092103v1, whole genome shotgun sequence, a single genomic window includes:
- the LOC115735082 gene encoding delta(14)-sterol reductase, with protein MDLAALLHALIPSWGSVVLLGTFFAYLAVAGSILPGKVVPGAVLPDGSRLYYRCNGLVSLLLLVALLGLGAWMDFLRPTIIAERGLELLSTTFVFSTLVTIVLYAAGCKSRSNGSSLKPHLSGSLTHDLWFGVQLNPQFVWIDLKFFFVRAGMMGWLLINLSVLARSVQDGNLNLSVILYQLFCMLYIMDYFVYEEYMTSTWDIIAERLGFMLVFGDLVWIPFTFSIQGWWLLRNNVELTITAAIASCFVFLIGYKVFRGANKQKHVFKRNPKALIWGHPPKVVGGKLLASGYWGIARHCNYLGDLLLALSFSLPCGLSSPVPYFYPIYLLILLIWRERRDETRCAEKYREIWAEYRRVVPWRIFPYIY; from the exons ATGGATCTAGCTGCTCTTCTTCACGCTCTGATCCCTTCATGGGGCTCT GTCGTCTTGCTGGGGACGTTCTTCGCTTACTTGGCCGTCGCCGGTTCGATCCTTCCCGGGAAGGTTGTCCCCGGCGCGGTGCTGCCGGACGGATCTCGGCTCTACTATCGCTGCAATG GTTTGgtgtctcttcttcttctggtcGCTTTGCTTGGGCTTGGTGCTTGGATGGACTTCCTTCGACCCACG ATAATAGCAGAAAGAGGACTTGAGCTGCTATCCACGACTTTTGTATTCAGCACTCTT GTTACTATAGTACTCTATGCTGCTGGCTGCAAGTCGCGTAGTAACGGTTCCTCCCTAAAGCCTCACCTGTCGGGAAGCCTCACTCATGACTT GTGGTTTGGAGTACAGCTGAATCCTCAATTTGTTTGGATAGACCTCAA GTTTTTCTTTGTGCGAGCAGGTATGATGGGCTGGCTTCTTATCAACCTGTCAGTTCTAGCTAGAAGTGTCCAGGATGGCAACTTAAACCTATCAGTGATCCTTTATCAACTATTCTGCATG tTATATATCATGGACTACTTTGTCTACGAGGAGTATATGACTTCCAC ATGGGATATTATTGCAGAGAGATTGGGCTTCATGTTGGTATTTGGAGATCTAGTGTGGATTCCCTTCACGTTTAGCATTCAG GGTTGGTGGCTTTTGAGGAATAATGTAGAGCTAACAATAACTGCTGCCATTGCTAGTTGTTTCGTATTTCTAATTGG ATATAAGGTGTTCCGAGGAGCTAACAAGCAAAAGCATGTGTTCAAAAGGAATCCCAAAGCACTTATATGGGGTCATCCTCCAAAAGTTGTAGGCGGGAAGTTGCTTGCTTCTGGTTATTG GGGAATTGCAAGGCACTGTAACTACCTTGGCGACTTGCTGCTGGCACTGTCCTTCAGTTTGCCTTGTGGACTAAG TTCACCAGTTCCTTATTTCTACCCAATCTATCTCCTGATTCTGCTgatatggagagagaggagagacgAAACTCGTTGTGCAGAAAAGTACAGAGAAATTTGGGCAGAATACCGCAGAGTAGTTCCTTGGAGGATATTCCCCTACATTTATTAG
- the LOC115735084 gene encoding histone deacetylase HDT1 — translation MEFWGVEVKSGETLAVEPGNETVVHLSQACLGEAKDKAKESILLYVNIGGQKFVLGTLSAVKFPQIPFDLVFEKSFELSHNWKNGSVFFSGYKTQLHSGSEADSLYSDSDAEEGLPVNVTAQADVPAKKAPVTANANAVKPNLASAKQKVKIVELNEDGKNEGDDDEGTDLSSDDHAEDDSGDEDMVNGGGESSDEDDYDSEEGESSEEEEAKAQPIKKRPADSVLKTPASAKKSKLETPQKTDGKKASEHVATPYPSKQAVKAIANKGQAKQQTPNSTEFSCKPCNRSFKSDQALQSHNKAKHSTS, via the exons ATGGAGTTTTGGG GTGTGGAAGTCAAAAGTGGGGAAACCCTTGCAGTCGAACCTGGGAATGAGACAGTTGTGCATCTGTCACAG GCCTGTCTGGGAGAAGCCAAGGACAAAGCAAAGGAATCTATACTTCTGTATGTTAATATCGGGGGTCAGAAATTTGTCCTTGGGACTCTCTCTGCTGTTAAGTTTCCCCAGATACCTTTTGATCTGGTGTTTGAGAAAAGTTTTGAGCTTTCtcataattggaaaaatggaaGCGTCTTCTTTAGTGGATATAAGACACAACTTCATTCTGG ATCCGAAGCTGACAGTCTAT ATTCTGATTCCGATGCTGAAGAGGGTCTTCCAGTTAATGTAACTG CTCAAGCTGATGTGCCTGCGAAAAAAGCACCAGTCACTGCTAATGCCAATGCAGTGAAGCCCAACCTTGCTTCTGCTAAGCAAAAGGTAAAGATTGTTGAATTAAACGAGGATGGGAAAAACGAAGGAGATGATGATGAGGGCACTGATTTATCTTCAGATGATCATGCTGAGGATGATTCTGGTGATGAG GACATGGTCAATGGAGGTGGTGAAAGTAGCGATGAAGACGATTACGACAGTGAGGAAGGGGAAAGTTCTGAAGAGGAAGAGGCTAAG GCTCAACCGATTAAGAAGAGACCTGCTGATTCTGTCCTGAAAACCCCTGCATCAGCTAAGAAATCCAAACTGGAAACTCCTCAAAAGACTG ATGGCAAGAAAGCCAGTGAGCATGTAGCAACCCCATACCCTTCTAAGCAAGCTGTGAAGGCGATTGCTAACAAAGGTCAAGCTAAGCAACAAACGCCAAACTCCACTGAGTTCTCGTGCAAACCTTGCAACCG GTCCTTTAAGTCGGATCAGGCTCTTCAATCTCACAACAAGGCGAAGCATAGCACAAGCTAA